From Falco cherrug isolate bFalChe1 chromosome 4, bFalChe1.pri, whole genome shotgun sequence, one genomic window encodes:
- the GDE1 gene encoding glycerophosphodiester phosphodiesterase 1 isoform X1: protein MLCHGEGLLSSLTALLGAALALSRSPALACLLTAGLYLVLHLFSLEPAAPQSAQRVLRPRGTAARIAHRGGAHDAPENTLAAIRQAAENGATGVELDLEFTADGVPILMHDETVERTTDGSGRLCDMTFDEIRKLNPSAKHRLRSKFQGEKVPTLREAVVESMHHNLIIYFDVKGHANQAVDALKQLYLEFPRLYNSSIVCSFMPDVVYKMRQADRNVVTALTHRPWQMSHFGDGTPRFNSSWKHYLYMMMDVVLDWSLHSFLWRLCGVSAFLIQKNFVSQDYVRHWSSKGIQVVAWTVNTFAEKSYYESILESSYITDSLVEDCDPHY, encoded by the exons ATGTTGTGCCACGGGGAGGGCCTGCTGAGCTCCCTCACGGCGCTGCTGGGAGCGGCGCTGGCGCTGAGCCGCAGCCCGGCGCTGGCCTGCCTGCTGACGGCCGGCCTCTACCTGGTGCTTCACCTCTTCAGCCTGGAGCCCGCCGCGCCTCAGAGCGCCCAGCGCGTCCTGCGGCCCCGCGGCACCGCCGCGCGCATCGCCCACCGCGGCGGCGCGCACGACGCGCCCGAGAACACGCTGGCGGCCATCCGACAG gcagctGAGAATGGAGCAACGGGTGTTGAGCTGGATCTTGAATTTACTGCAGATGGTGTTCCCATTCTAATGCATGATGAAACAGTAGAAAGGACAACTGATGGGTCTGGAAGATTGTGTGACATGACTTTTGATGAAATTAGGAAGCTTAATCCATCTGCAAAACATAGGCTACG GAGCAAATTCCAAGGTGAAAAGGTGCCAACTCTGAGAGAAGCTGTTGTGGAGTCTATGCATCACAATCTCATTATCTACTTTGATGTCAAAGGCCATGCAAATCAG GCCGTTGACGCCCTGAAACAACTCTACCTGGAATTTCCACGTTTGTATAACAGCAGCATAGTCTGCTCTTTCATGCCAGATGTTGTTTATAAG ATGAGACAAGCTGACAGAAATGTTGTAACAGCACTAACACACAGGCCTTGGCAGATGAGCCATTTTGGAGATGGGACACCCCGTTTCAATTCCTCCTGGAAACATTACTTGTATATGATGATGGATGTCGTTCTGGATTGGAGCCTACACAGTTTCTTGTGGCGACTGTGTGGGGTTTCAGCTTTCCTCATACAGAAGAATTTTGTTTCTCA GGACTACGTGAGGCACTGGTCTTCCAAAGGAATTCAAGTGGTTGCCTGGACAGTGAacacatttgcagaaaaaagcTACTATGAAAGCATCCTTGAATCCAGCTATATCACCGACAGCTTGGTGGAAGACTGCGATCCCCATTACTAA
- the GDE1 gene encoding glycerophosphodiester phosphodiesterase 1 isoform X2 translates to MHDETVERTTDGSGRLCDMTFDEIRKLNPSAKHRLRSKFQGEKVPTLREAVVESMHHNLIIYFDVKGHANQAVDALKQLYLEFPRLYNSSIVCSFMPDVVYKMRQADRNVVTALTHRPWQMSHFGDGTPRFNSSWKHYLYMMMDVVLDWSLHSFLWRLCGVSAFLIQKNFVSQDYVRHWSSKGIQVVAWTVNTFAEKSYYESILESSYITDSLVEDCDPHY, encoded by the exons ATGCATGATGAAACAGTAGAAAGGACAACTGATGGGTCTGGAAGATTGTGTGACATGACTTTTGATGAAATTAGGAAGCTTAATCCATCTGCAAAACATAGGCTACG GAGCAAATTCCAAGGTGAAAAGGTGCCAACTCTGAGAGAAGCTGTTGTGGAGTCTATGCATCACAATCTCATTATCTACTTTGATGTCAAAGGCCATGCAAATCAG GCCGTTGACGCCCTGAAACAACTCTACCTGGAATTTCCACGTTTGTATAACAGCAGCATAGTCTGCTCTTTCATGCCAGATGTTGTTTATAAG ATGAGACAAGCTGACAGAAATGTTGTAACAGCACTAACACACAGGCCTTGGCAGATGAGCCATTTTGGAGATGGGACACCCCGTTTCAATTCCTCCTGGAAACATTACTTGTATATGATGATGGATGTCGTTCTGGATTGGAGCCTACACAGTTTCTTGTGGCGACTGTGTGGGGTTTCAGCTTTCCTCATACAGAAGAATTTTGTTTCTCA GGACTACGTGAGGCACTGGTCTTCCAAAGGAATTCAAGTGGTTGCCTGGACAGTGAacacatttgcagaaaaaagcTACTATGAAAGCATCCTTGAATCCAGCTATATCACCGACAGCTTGGTGGAAGACTGCGATCCCCATTACTAA
- the TMC5 gene encoding transmembrane channel-like protein 5 isoform X1 has product MSYHYNEAFENPDYHFSETLEIDRRRSSQKNLSSHQTSYDSSLHGSYGEHSGRGQNYPVAIPMTSMRHGSEYSRDLPRVNVLSRSQYENSTDNFSFEPEPELAYSLPSTFHLLDRPYPHGFSNVSEGFIQRHNRRPSDEISVTSSSLFEMDPVCREEKDLVGNLASMSTSERIKAIQKMPETMKKKREIRNKVLKEITKKTRHHSTRLSRCTQCLQGTAVLFRRFGNSLSEYSHLLQLWHKTLKIIGAKFGTSVLSYFIFLKWLLTFNMFSFLINFSFITIPQFFAAEPNNLSFTGLELFTGAGYFQQTVLYYGFYTNSTISKIENGPPYNMQLAYIFTVGIYFVICFLILLFSMAKSFCRNFINPQTYSGNASKLLCTWDFNITNEKAVKLKQKNLSTQIKEGLTEVNQEVLYFSVTERVERIVIHLVSWVASLGTAVAACAGVYFLSINNLKLFVKGHKNDLEGQAAMLVLPVVASLLNAFIPFFYSWLGHLERFQTPGYQIYIAITRNIILKISIVGILCYYWLNIVATSESQCWETLVGQDIYRLVLVDFAFCLLGSFFGEFLRRIIGTTVCVSLGLPEFDIGRNVLDLIYAQTLTWIGILFSPLLPGIQMISFSIVFYVKKVSLMMNCQPPRKVWRTAQMTTSFMFLLFFPSFLGVLSVIGVTVWRLKPSEGCGPFRGLSSMYAAVSEWIKILENYTASKWVVWIYHNLITSELFFFILSVIILIITYLYWQIIEGRKTMTKLLRKQIINEGKDKIFLLEVLRVLQRANQITSVARGQGQQSSSSFQLHRQPGQLVPGYPTRAPERHENAPYGEYPRAAGILRGTGFPLDAEPSQPSSRSGMSEAVALALRAREAAQREDEDGDKDF; this is encoded by the exons ATGTCTTACCATTACAATGAAGCCTTTGAAAATCCAGACTACCACTTCTCAGAGACACTGGAAATTGATAGAAG GAGGAGTTCTCAAAAGAATCTGTCCTCTCACCAAACCTCTTATGATTCCTCACTACACGGTTCGTATGGAGAACACAGCGGAAGAGGACAGAATTACCCTGTGGCCATACCAATGACCTCCATGAGACATGGCTCTGAATACAGCAGAGATTTACCAAGAGTTAATGTCTTAAGCAGAAGTCAGTATGAAAATTCCACGG ataatttttcctttgagcCTGAGCCGGAACTGGCATACAGCCTACCTTCTACCTTCCATCTGCTGGACCGCCCCTATCCCCACGGGTTTTCCAATGTGTCAGAAG GCTTTATTCAGAGACACAACAGAAGACCATCTGATGAGATCTCCGTGACTTCTTCCAGCCTGTTTGAAATGGATCCAGTGTGCAGAGAAG AGAAAGATTTAGTTGGAAATCTTGCAAGTATGTCCACCAGTGAAAGGATTAAAGCAATtcagaagatgccagaaaccatgaaaaaaaagagagagatcag AAATAAAGTTcttaaagaaataacaaaaaagacaaGGCACCACAGTACTCGGCTTTCCCGCTGTACACAGTGTCTGCAGGGAACAGCAGTG TTGTTTCGGCGATTTGGAAATAGCTTGTCAGAATATTCTCACTTACTGCAGTTATGGCACAAGACTCTGAAGATCATTGGTGCCAAGTTTGGAACAAGtgttctttcttattttattttcttgaagtgGCTGCTAACTTTCAACATGTTCTCATTCCTCATAAACTTCAGTTTCATCACAATTCCTCAGTTTTTTGCAGCAGAACCAAATAACCTTTCCTTCACGGGTCTGGAGCTCTTCACTGGAGCT GGTTATTTTCAACAAACAGTACTCTACTACGGCTTTTATACCAATTCTACAATAAGTAAAATAGAGAACGGTCCACCTTACAACATGCAGCTGGCCTATATTTTCACTGTTGGAATATATTTTGTCATCTGTTTTCTTATCTTATTGTTCAG CATGGCAAAATCCTTCTGCAGGAACTTCATTAACCCTCAGACATACTCTGGAAATGCTAGCAAACTTCTCTGCACTTGGGACTTCAATATAACTAATGAAAAAGCTGTgaagctgaaacaaaagaatCTCAGCACACAAATAAAG GAAGGCCTCACTGAAGTAAACCAAGAAGttctatatttttctgtaacagagaGAGTTGAGCGTATTGTTATTCATCTTGTTTCTTGGGTTGCTTCCCTGGGAACAGCAGTAGCTGCTTGTGCTGGTGTTTACTTCCTTTCCATTAATAACTTAAAG CTGTTTGTGAAAGGGCATAAAAATGACCTAGAGGGCCAAGCTGCCATGTTGGTGCTACCTGTTGTTGCATCTCTCCTCAACGCATTCATCCCGTTCTTCTACTCGTGGCTTGGACACCTGGAGAGATTTCAGACTCCTGGATACCAGATATACATCGCTATTACCAG aaatatCATCCTGAAAATATCAATTGTTGGAATACTGTGCTACTACTGGCTTAACATTGTGGCTACATCGGAGTCACAG TGCTGGGAAACCTTGGTTGGCCAAGATATCTATCGTCTTGTTCTAGTtgactttgcattttgtttgcttggctCTTTCTTTGGAGAGTTTTTACGAAG aatTATTGGAACGACGGTCTGTGTGAGCCTGGGGCTGCCAGAATTTGATATTGGACGAAATGTTTTAGATTTGATCTATGCACAGACTTTGACCTG GATCGGTATCCTCTTCTCACCTCTGCTGCCTGGTATTCAGATGATATCATTTTCTATAgtattttatgtgaaaaag GTCAGTCTGATGATGAATTGCCAACCCCCTCGCAAAGTCTGGAGAACTGCTCAAATGACAACATCCTTCATGTTCCTactgtttttcccttccttccttggAGTCCTGTCTGTCATTGGAGTCACTGTCTGGAG ATTAAAACCTTCAGAAGGATGTGGTCCTTTCCGAGGTTTGTCTTCTATGTATGCTGCAGTCTCTGAGTGgataaaaatactggaaaattacACTGCCTCCAAATGGGTAGTGTGGATCTACCATAACTTAATTACAAGTgaacttttcttcttcatcctctctGTTATTATTCT aattattaCTTATCTTTACTGGCAAATAATAGAAGGAAGAAAGACCATGACCAAACTCTTACGTAAACAAATTATTAAT GAAgggaaagacaaaatatttttacttgaaGTACTACGGGTGCTGCAAAGGGCAAATCAAATCACATCTGTGGCAAGAGGACAAGGCCAGCAG AGCAGCTCTTCGTTccagctgcacaggcagcctgGCCAGCTGGTGCCAGGCTACCCCACGAGGGCACCTGAACGACATGAAAATGCACCCTATGGCGAG tatccCCGTGCTGCTGGGATCTTGAGGGGGACTGGCTTCCCGCTAG ATGCagagccatcccagcccagcagcaggtcaGGCATGTCTGAGGCCGTGGCACTCGCTCTGCGTGCTAGAGAAGCAGCTCAGCGGGAAGACGAAGATGGTGACAAAGATTTCTGA
- the TMC5 gene encoding transmembrane channel-like protein 5 isoform X3, translating to MSYHYNEAFENPDYHFSETLEIDRRRSSQKNLSSHQTSYDSSLHGSYGEHSGRGQNYPVAIPMTSMRHGSEYSRDLPRVNVLSRSQYENSTDNFSFEPEPELAYSLPSTFHLLDRPYPHGFSNVSEGFIQRHNRRPSDEISVTSSSLFEMDPVCREEKDLVGNLASMSTSERIKAIQKMPETMKKKREIRNKVLKEITKKTRHHSTRLSRCTQCLQGTAVLFRRFGNSLSEYSHLLQLWHKTLKIIGAKFGTSVLSYFIFLKWLLTFNMFSFLINFSFITIPQFFAAEPNNLSFTGLELFTGAGYFQQTVLYYGFYTNSTISKIENGPPYNMQLAYIFTVGIYFVICFLILLFSMAKSFCRNFINPQTYSGNASKLLCTWDFNITNEKAVKLKQKNLSTQIKEGLTEVNQEVLYFSVTERVERIVIHLVSWVASLGTAVAACAGVYFLSINNLKLFVKGHKNDLEGQAAMLVLPVVASLLNAFIPFFYSWLGHLERFQTPGYQIYIAITRNIILKISIVGILCYYWLNIVATSESQCWETLVGQDIYRLVLVDFAFCLLGSFFGEFLRRIITYLYWQIIEGRKTMTKLLRKQIINEGKDKIFLLEVLRVLQRANQITSVARGQGQQSSSSFQLHRQPGQLVPGYPTRAPERHENAPYGEYPRAAGILRGTGFPLDAEPSQPSSRSGMSEAVALALRAREAAQREDEDGDKDF from the exons ATGTCTTACCATTACAATGAAGCCTTTGAAAATCCAGACTACCACTTCTCAGAGACACTGGAAATTGATAGAAG GAGGAGTTCTCAAAAGAATCTGTCCTCTCACCAAACCTCTTATGATTCCTCACTACACGGTTCGTATGGAGAACACAGCGGAAGAGGACAGAATTACCCTGTGGCCATACCAATGACCTCCATGAGACATGGCTCTGAATACAGCAGAGATTTACCAAGAGTTAATGTCTTAAGCAGAAGTCAGTATGAAAATTCCACGG ataatttttcctttgagcCTGAGCCGGAACTGGCATACAGCCTACCTTCTACCTTCCATCTGCTGGACCGCCCCTATCCCCACGGGTTTTCCAATGTGTCAGAAG GCTTTATTCAGAGACACAACAGAAGACCATCTGATGAGATCTCCGTGACTTCTTCCAGCCTGTTTGAAATGGATCCAGTGTGCAGAGAAG AGAAAGATTTAGTTGGAAATCTTGCAAGTATGTCCACCAGTGAAAGGATTAAAGCAATtcagaagatgccagaaaccatgaaaaaaaagagagagatcag AAATAAAGTTcttaaagaaataacaaaaaagacaaGGCACCACAGTACTCGGCTTTCCCGCTGTACACAGTGTCTGCAGGGAACAGCAGTG TTGTTTCGGCGATTTGGAAATAGCTTGTCAGAATATTCTCACTTACTGCAGTTATGGCACAAGACTCTGAAGATCATTGGTGCCAAGTTTGGAACAAGtgttctttcttattttattttcttgaagtgGCTGCTAACTTTCAACATGTTCTCATTCCTCATAAACTTCAGTTTCATCACAATTCCTCAGTTTTTTGCAGCAGAACCAAATAACCTTTCCTTCACGGGTCTGGAGCTCTTCACTGGAGCT GGTTATTTTCAACAAACAGTACTCTACTACGGCTTTTATACCAATTCTACAATAAGTAAAATAGAGAACGGTCCACCTTACAACATGCAGCTGGCCTATATTTTCACTGTTGGAATATATTTTGTCATCTGTTTTCTTATCTTATTGTTCAG CATGGCAAAATCCTTCTGCAGGAACTTCATTAACCCTCAGACATACTCTGGAAATGCTAGCAAACTTCTCTGCACTTGGGACTTCAATATAACTAATGAAAAAGCTGTgaagctgaaacaaaagaatCTCAGCACACAAATAAAG GAAGGCCTCACTGAAGTAAACCAAGAAGttctatatttttctgtaacagagaGAGTTGAGCGTATTGTTATTCATCTTGTTTCTTGGGTTGCTTCCCTGGGAACAGCAGTAGCTGCTTGTGCTGGTGTTTACTTCCTTTCCATTAATAACTTAAAG CTGTTTGTGAAAGGGCATAAAAATGACCTAGAGGGCCAAGCTGCCATGTTGGTGCTACCTGTTGTTGCATCTCTCCTCAACGCATTCATCCCGTTCTTCTACTCGTGGCTTGGACACCTGGAGAGATTTCAGACTCCTGGATACCAGATATACATCGCTATTACCAG aaatatCATCCTGAAAATATCAATTGTTGGAATACTGTGCTACTACTGGCTTAACATTGTGGCTACATCGGAGTCACAG TGCTGGGAAACCTTGGTTGGCCAAGATATCTATCGTCTTGTTCTAGTtgactttgcattttgtttgcttggctCTTTCTTTGGAGAGTTTTTACGAAG aattattaCTTATCTTTACTGGCAAATAATAGAAGGAAGAAAGACCATGACCAAACTCTTACGTAAACAAATTATTAAT GAAgggaaagacaaaatatttttacttgaaGTACTACGGGTGCTGCAAAGGGCAAATCAAATCACATCTGTGGCAAGAGGACAAGGCCAGCAG AGCAGCTCTTCGTTccagctgcacaggcagcctgGCCAGCTGGTGCCAGGCTACCCCACGAGGGCACCTGAACGACATGAAAATGCACCCTATGGCGAG tatccCCGTGCTGCTGGGATCTTGAGGGGGACTGGCTTCCCGCTAG ATGCagagccatcccagcccagcagcaggtcaGGCATGTCTGAGGCCGTGGCACTCGCTCTGCGTGCTAGAGAAGCAGCTCAGCGGGAAGACGAAGATGGTGACAAAGATTTCTGA
- the TMC5 gene encoding transmembrane channel-like protein 5 isoform X2: protein MSYHYNEAFENPDYHFSETLEIDRRRSSQKNLSSHQTSYDSSLHGSYGEHSGRGQNYPVAIPMTSMRHGSEYSRDLPRVNVLSRSQYENSTDNFSFEPEPELAYSLPSTFHLLDRPYPHGFSNVSEGFIQRHNRRPSDEISVTSSSLFEMDPVCREEKDLVGNLASMSTSERIKAIQKMPETMKKKREIRNKVLKEITKKTRHHSTRLSRCTQCLQGTAVLFRRFGNSLSEYSHLLQLWHKTLKIIGAKFGTSVLSYFIFLKWLLTFNMFSFLINFSFITIPQFFAAEPNNLSFTGLELFTGAGYFQQTVLYYGFYTNSTISKIENGPPYNMQLAYIFTVGIYFVICFLILLFSMAKSFCRNFINPQTYSGNASKLLCTWDFNITNEKAVKLKQKNLSTQIKEGLTEVNQEVLYFSVTERVERIVIHLVSWVASLGTAVAACAGVYFLSINNLKLFVKGHKNDLEGQAAMLVLPVVASLLNAFIPFFYSWLGHLERFQTPGYQIYIAITRNIILKISIVGILCYYWLNIVATSESQCWETLVGQDIYRLVLVDFAFCLLGSFFGEFLRRIIGTTVCVSLGLPEFDIGRNVLDLIYAQTLTWIGILFSPLLPGIQMISFSIVFYVKKVSLMMNCQPPRKVWRTAQMTTSFMFLLFFPSFLGVLSVIGVTVWRLKPSEGCGPFRGLSSMYAAVSEWIKILENYTASKWVVWIYHNLITSELFFFILSVIILIITYLYWQIIEGRKTMTKLLRKQIINEGKDKIFLLEVLRVLQRANQITSVARGQGQQYPRAAGILRGTGFPLDAEPSQPSSRSGMSEAVALALRAREAAQREDEDGDKDF, encoded by the exons ATGTCTTACCATTACAATGAAGCCTTTGAAAATCCAGACTACCACTTCTCAGAGACACTGGAAATTGATAGAAG GAGGAGTTCTCAAAAGAATCTGTCCTCTCACCAAACCTCTTATGATTCCTCACTACACGGTTCGTATGGAGAACACAGCGGAAGAGGACAGAATTACCCTGTGGCCATACCAATGACCTCCATGAGACATGGCTCTGAATACAGCAGAGATTTACCAAGAGTTAATGTCTTAAGCAGAAGTCAGTATGAAAATTCCACGG ataatttttcctttgagcCTGAGCCGGAACTGGCATACAGCCTACCTTCTACCTTCCATCTGCTGGACCGCCCCTATCCCCACGGGTTTTCCAATGTGTCAGAAG GCTTTATTCAGAGACACAACAGAAGACCATCTGATGAGATCTCCGTGACTTCTTCCAGCCTGTTTGAAATGGATCCAGTGTGCAGAGAAG AGAAAGATTTAGTTGGAAATCTTGCAAGTATGTCCACCAGTGAAAGGATTAAAGCAATtcagaagatgccagaaaccatgaaaaaaaagagagagatcag AAATAAAGTTcttaaagaaataacaaaaaagacaaGGCACCACAGTACTCGGCTTTCCCGCTGTACACAGTGTCTGCAGGGAACAGCAGTG TTGTTTCGGCGATTTGGAAATAGCTTGTCAGAATATTCTCACTTACTGCAGTTATGGCACAAGACTCTGAAGATCATTGGTGCCAAGTTTGGAACAAGtgttctttcttattttattttcttgaagtgGCTGCTAACTTTCAACATGTTCTCATTCCTCATAAACTTCAGTTTCATCACAATTCCTCAGTTTTTTGCAGCAGAACCAAATAACCTTTCCTTCACGGGTCTGGAGCTCTTCACTGGAGCT GGTTATTTTCAACAAACAGTACTCTACTACGGCTTTTATACCAATTCTACAATAAGTAAAATAGAGAACGGTCCACCTTACAACATGCAGCTGGCCTATATTTTCACTGTTGGAATATATTTTGTCATCTGTTTTCTTATCTTATTGTTCAG CATGGCAAAATCCTTCTGCAGGAACTTCATTAACCCTCAGACATACTCTGGAAATGCTAGCAAACTTCTCTGCACTTGGGACTTCAATATAACTAATGAAAAAGCTGTgaagctgaaacaaaagaatCTCAGCACACAAATAAAG GAAGGCCTCACTGAAGTAAACCAAGAAGttctatatttttctgtaacagagaGAGTTGAGCGTATTGTTATTCATCTTGTTTCTTGGGTTGCTTCCCTGGGAACAGCAGTAGCTGCTTGTGCTGGTGTTTACTTCCTTTCCATTAATAACTTAAAG CTGTTTGTGAAAGGGCATAAAAATGACCTAGAGGGCCAAGCTGCCATGTTGGTGCTACCTGTTGTTGCATCTCTCCTCAACGCATTCATCCCGTTCTTCTACTCGTGGCTTGGACACCTGGAGAGATTTCAGACTCCTGGATACCAGATATACATCGCTATTACCAG aaatatCATCCTGAAAATATCAATTGTTGGAATACTGTGCTACTACTGGCTTAACATTGTGGCTACATCGGAGTCACAG TGCTGGGAAACCTTGGTTGGCCAAGATATCTATCGTCTTGTTCTAGTtgactttgcattttgtttgcttggctCTTTCTTTGGAGAGTTTTTACGAAG aatTATTGGAACGACGGTCTGTGTGAGCCTGGGGCTGCCAGAATTTGATATTGGACGAAATGTTTTAGATTTGATCTATGCACAGACTTTGACCTG GATCGGTATCCTCTTCTCACCTCTGCTGCCTGGTATTCAGATGATATCATTTTCTATAgtattttatgtgaaaaag GTCAGTCTGATGATGAATTGCCAACCCCCTCGCAAAGTCTGGAGAACTGCTCAAATGACAACATCCTTCATGTTCCTactgtttttcccttccttccttggAGTCCTGTCTGTCATTGGAGTCACTGTCTGGAG ATTAAAACCTTCAGAAGGATGTGGTCCTTTCCGAGGTTTGTCTTCTATGTATGCTGCAGTCTCTGAGTGgataaaaatactggaaaattacACTGCCTCCAAATGGGTAGTGTGGATCTACCATAACTTAATTACAAGTgaacttttcttcttcatcctctctGTTATTATTCT aattattaCTTATCTTTACTGGCAAATAATAGAAGGAAGAAAGACCATGACCAAACTCTTACGTAAACAAATTATTAAT GAAgggaaagacaaaatatttttacttgaaGTACTACGGGTGCTGCAAAGGGCAAATCAAATCACATCTGTGGCAAGAGGACAAGGCCAGCAG tatccCCGTGCTGCTGGGATCTTGAGGGGGACTGGCTTCCCGCTAG ATGCagagccatcccagcccagcagcaggtcaGGCATGTCTGAGGCCGTGGCACTCGCTCTGCGTGCTAGAGAAGCAGCTCAGCGGGAAGACGAAGATGGTGACAAAGATTTCTGA